A stretch of Panthera uncia isolate 11264 chromosome A1 unlocalized genomic scaffold, Puncia_PCG_1.0 HiC_scaffold_16, whole genome shotgun sequence DNA encodes these proteins:
- the TRIM13 gene encoding E3 ubiquitin-protein ligase TRIM13, translating to MELLEEDLTCPICCSLFDDPRVLPCSHNFCKKCLEGILEGTVRNSLWRSSPFKCPTCRKETSATGVNSLQVNYSLKGIVEKYNKIKISPKMPVCKGHLGQPLNIFCLTDMQLICGICATRGDHTKHVFCSIEDAYAQERDAFESLFQSFETWRRGDALSRLDTLETSKRKSLQLLTKDSDKVKEFFEKLQHTLDQKKNEILSDFETMKLAVMQAYDPEINKLNTILQEQRMAFNIAEAFKDVSEPIIFLQQMQEFREKIKVIKETPLPPSNLPTSPLMKNFDTSQWEDIKLVDVDKLSLPQDAGTFVSKIPWSFSQLFVVVILLSLLIFFGPTIFLEGSLFDEFTTWKDYLSNFNSYLAKSADFVEQSVFYWEQVTDGFFIFSERFKNFTLVVLNNVAEFVCKYKLL from the coding sequence ATGGAGCTGCTTGAAGAAGATCTCACGTGCCCAATTTGTTGCAGTCTGTTTGATGATCCTCGAGTTTTGCCTTGCTCGCATAACTTTTGCAAAAAATGCTTAGAAGGGATCTTAGAGGGGACCGTGCGGAATTCGTTGTGGAGATCATCTCCATTCAAGTGCCCTACATGCCGTAAGGAAACTTCAGCTACTGGAGTTAATAGCCTGCAGGTCAATTACTCCCTGAAGGGTATTGTGGAAAAGTATAACAAGATCAAGATCTCTCCCAAAATGCCTGTGTGCAAAGGACACTTGGGGCAACCCCTCAACATTTTCTGCCTGACTGATATGCAACTGATTTGCGGGATCTGTGCTACTCGTGGTGACCACACCAAGCATGTCTTCTGTTCTATTGAAGATGCCTATGCTCAGGAAAGAGATGCCTTTGAGTCCCTCTTCCAGAGCTTCGAGACCTGGCGTCGGGGAGATGCTCTTTCTCGCTTGGATACCTTGGAAACTAGCAAAAGGAAATCTCTACAGTTACTGACTAAAGATTCAGATAAAGTGAAGGAGTTTTTTGAGAAGTTACAACATACATTAgatcaaaagaagaatgaaatcctgtctgACTTTGAGACCATGAAACTGGCAGTTATGCAAGCCTATGACCCAGAGATCAACAAACTCAACACCATCTTGCAGGAACAACGAATGGCCTTTAACATTGCTGAGGCTTTCAAAGACGTGTCAGAACCCATCATATTTCTGCAACAGATGCAGGAGttcagggagaaaataaaagtaatcaagGAAACTCCTTTACCTCCCTCGAATTTGCCCACAAGCCCTTTAATGAAGAACTTTGATACCAGTCAGTGGGAAGACATAAAACTAGTAGATGTGGATAAGCTTTCTTTGCCTCAAGATGCTGGCACGTTCGTTAGTAAGATTCCCTGGAGCTTTTCTCAGTTATTTGTGGTAGTCATTCTGCTCagccttctcattttctttggtcCCACCATATTCCTAGAAGGGTCTTTATTTGATGAATTCACAACTTGGAAAGACTACCTCTCCAACTTCAATTCCTATCTGGCTAAATCAGCTGATTTTGTAGAACAATCAGTGTTTTATTGGGAACAGGTGACAGatggatttttcattttcagtgaaaGATTTAAGAATTTTACTTTGGTGGTGCTGAACAATGTGGCAGAATTTGTGTgcaaatataaactattataa
- the KCNRG gene encoding potassium channel regulatory protein, giving the protein MSSQELVTLNVGGKIFTTRFSTIKQFPASRLTRMIDGRDQEFKMVGGQIFVDRDGVLFGFILDFLRTHQLLLPTDFSDYHRLQREALFYELDPLIDLLNQEHLLQPRPAFLEVHFLSRNTQAFFRVFGSCSKTIEMLTGRITVFIEQPSAMTWSSNSFPPQMTLLPLPPQRPSYHDLVFQCGSDSTTDNQTGVRYVSIKPDDRKLANGTNVLGLLIDTLLMEGFHLVSARTLSSEDKTECYSFERIKRPEAFTMNKTLKPETTIISEQSQKKKICENKRK; this is encoded by the exons ATGAGTAGTCAGGAACTAGTCACTTTGAATGTGGGAGGGAAGATATTCACAACAAGATTTTCTACCATAAAGCAGTTTCCTGCCTCTCGGTTGACAAGAATGATAGATGGCAGAGACCAAGAATTCAAGATGGTTGGTGGCCAGATTTTTGTGGACAGAGATGgtgttttatttggtttcatCTTAGATTTTTTGAGAACTCACCAGCTTTTATTACCCACTGACTTTTCAGACTACCATAGGCTTCAGAGAGAGGCTCTTTTCTATGAACTGGATCCTCTGATTGATCTCTTAAACCAAGAACACTTGCTACAGCCAAGACCTGCTTTTTTGGAGGTGCATTTCCTAAGCCGAAACACTCAAGCTTTTTTCAGGGTATTTGGCTCTTGCAGCAAAACAATTGAGATGCTAACTGGGAGGATTACAGTGTTTATAGAGCAACCTTCAGCAATGACCTGGAGTAGTAACTCTTTCCCTCCTCAGATGACTTTACTTCCACTGCCTCCACAAAGACCTTCTTACCATGACCTGGTTTTCCAGTGTGGCTCTGACAGCACTACCGATAACCAAACTGGAGTCag GTATGTTTCTATAAAACCTGATGATCGAAAATTGGCCAATGGAACTAACGTCCTCGGCTTACTAATCGACACTTTATTAATGGAAGGCTTCCATCTAGTCAGTGCTAGAACATTATCTTCTGAAGACAAAACTGAATGCTATAGCTTTGAAAGGATAAAAAGGCCTGAAGCTTTCACCATGAACAAAACACTGAAACCAGAGACTACCATCATATCAGAgcaatctcagaaaaaaaa gatatgtgaaaataaaaggaaataa